A section of the Salmo salar chromosome ssa05, Ssal_v3.1, whole genome shotgun sequence genome encodes:
- the cdca3 gene encoding cell division cycle-associated protein 3, with translation MGSSESKVAVASTPKHDPSHRIKHDRLSQLVDPRSPSVTIDRTPIQVGGTVSCVPVVESECSILASDPRSPSVGVTRTPMKDSMRVTVSSFARRLSMLLHSDSVERVAPVPFNKFLNVEEEAVVEGELGSSEPLLSPQPSQISGHMIQPSPQSVASHMLLIQSPLVPVGEAQKEVEDDFTLEEADEAKESSLHKRLSMSLITCHDGVAPSPTFTEVHYDSPASPLPENAAAELHKEEPDHAYALPSVTPDPTQPLTPMAEPSIPTATELTEVTVATEMLKVEVPTPVVEPMMFVTQVSPVVPSTTTTGPSPSVSQQQPQATGIRCPTFDTKSPSQVVFKPQWLGKGFGATGVRVRGRGGKGGSSSSPLSVQVGNKNIANENKGQSIKQKQRDKALVAEGRSPLQMLKETNSPREKATQMTLKVSTPDRQRLGQMDRRVLTVSVDKENR, from the exons ATGGGATCCAGCGAGAGCAAGGTTGCTGTGGCCTCAACGCCCAAACATGACCCCAGCCATCGCATCAAACACGACCGTCTCTCTCAGCTTGTCGACCCACGGTCTCCATCTGTAACCATTGACCGCACACCCATTCAG GTGGGTGGAACTGTCTCCTGTGTCCCAGTTGTGGAGAGTGAATGCTCCATTCTAGCCAGCGACCCTCGGTCACCCTCAGTCGGTGTCACCCGCACCCCAATGAAGGACTCAATGAGAG TGACAGTTAGCTCCTTCGCCCGCCGCCTCAGCATGCTCCTCCACAGTGACTCTGTAGAAAGAGTTGCCCCTGTGCCCTTTAACAAGTTTCTCAACGTGGAGGAAGAGGCAGTGGTGGAGGGAGAGTTGGGCTCCAGTgagccccttctctcccctcagcCATCACAGATCTCAGGTCACATGATCCAGCCCTCTCCCCAGAGCGTGGCTAGTCATATGCTTCTCATCCAGAGCCCCTTGGTTCCTGTGGGGGAGGCCCAGAAAGAAGTCGAAGACGATTTCACTCTGGAGGAAGCCGACGAGGCCAAGGAGTCTTCACTACACAAGCGCCTGAGTATGAGCTTGATCACCTGCCATGATGGTGTCGCCCCATCGCCGACATTCACCGAGGTGCACTACGACAGCCCTGCATCTCCTCTCCCTGAAAACGCTGCTGCTGAACTCCACAAGGAGGAACCTGACCACGCTTATGCCCTTCCCTCAGTCACCCCTGACCCCACACAACCTTTGACTCCCATGGCTGAACCATCCATCCCCACTGCTACAGAGTTAACTGAAGTCACTGTTGCTACAGAGATGCTTAAAGTGGAGGTCCCAACACCAGTGGTGGAGCCAATGATGTTCGTTACACAAGTGTcgcctgttgtaccatccaccaCAACCACTGGTCCAAGCCCCAGCGTGAGCCAGCAGCAGCCCCAAGCCACTGGGATCCGATGCCCCACCTTTGACACCAAGAGCCCCAGTCAAGTGGTGTTCAAGCCCCAGTGGCTAGGGAAGGGCTTCGGGGCCACAGGGGTGAGggtcagagggagaggaggtaagGGGGGCTCGTCCTCTTCACCACTCTCCGTCCAGGTTGGAAACAAGAATATAGCCAATGAGAACAAGGGGCAGTCGATCAAACAGAAGCAGAGAG ACAAGGCACTCGTGGCTGAAGGCCGCTCCCCTCTGCAGATGCTCAAGGAGACCAACTCTCCCCGGGAGAAAGCTACAcag ATGACGCTGAAGGtgtccaccccagacagacagaggctggGTCAGATGGACCGGAGAGTCCTGACTGTGTCCGTGGACAAGGAGAACCGATAG